One window of the Lysobacter sp. S4-A87 genome contains the following:
- a CDS encoding OmpA family protein, whose product MKRTSKVLTGAMVGILGGIIAPDLLAVEIITKDDIVNNVVKKEQLEKVADNAIFLLDTSSSTNRKYGETGLPAVQVVKRELKNRNSYFPDLGYNVGIYTYTGWQDNYPVQPYNREKVDAALDGMRDKGSGITPLNTALEKLEGILKPLTGRTAVFVFWDGEYTGQNPAEIAKRLAKEYDVCFYVVSSAKPAREATLSQDVASLNACSRVIPLADFFNRPEYTSGALYDVKVTENVVTTTDTKIVGLKADNINFAFNETALADKDKAELDKVAAFMQDKPKSYAVIAGYTDNVGTRDYNERLSRDRAQMVGRYLTEKHGIDHSRMVLFWYGPKNPLVPNDTKENQAKNRRVEMNVGLGE is encoded by the coding sequence ATGAAGCGCACGTCGAAAGTCTTGACCGGGGCCATGGTGGGGATTCTCGGCGGCATCATTGCGCCCGATCTCCTGGCCGTGGAAATCATCACCAAGGACGACATCGTCAACAACGTCGTCAAGAAAGAGCAACTCGAGAAAGTTGCTGACAACGCGATCTTCCTGCTCGACACATCGTCCTCGACGAACCGCAAGTACGGCGAGACCGGACTGCCTGCGGTCCAGGTCGTGAAGCGGGAGCTCAAGAACCGCAATTCCTACTTCCCGGATCTTGGCTACAACGTCGGCATCTATACCTACACCGGATGGCAGGACAACTATCCGGTGCAACCGTACAACCGCGAGAAGGTCGACGCGGCGCTGGATGGCATGCGCGACAAGGGAAGTGGCATCACCCCACTCAACACCGCGCTGGAAAAGCTGGAGGGCATCCTCAAGCCGTTGACGGGGCGGACGGCGGTCTTCGTGTTCTGGGACGGTGAGTACACCGGGCAGAATCCGGCCGAGATCGCCAAGCGGCTGGCCAAGGAATACGACGTCTGCTTCTACGTGGTCAGCAGCGCGAAGCCGGCGCGGGAAGCCACGCTCTCGCAGGATGTCGCCAGCCTCAACGCCTGCTCGCGGGTGATTCCGCTGGCCGACTTCTTCAATCGGCCCGAGTACACGAGTGGCGCGCTGTACGACGTCAAGGTGACCGAGAACGTCGTAACGACGACCGATACCAAGATCGTCGGCCTGAAGGCGGACAACATCAACTTCGCCTTCAACGAGACCGCGCTGGCCGACAAGGACAAGGCCGAGCTGGACAAGGTCGCCGCGTTCATGCAGGACAAGCCCAAGTCGTATGCCGTCATCGCCGGCTATACCGACAATGTCGGAACCCGCGACTACAACGAACGCCTCTCGCGCGATCGTGCGCAGATGGTCGGGCGCTACCTGACCGAGAAGCACGGGATCGACCATTCCCGCATGGTGCTGTTCTGGTACGGGCCGAAGAACCCGCTCGTGCCCAACGACACCAAGGAAAACCAGGCGAAGAATCGTCGCGTCGAGATGAATGTCGGACTCGGCGAGTAA
- a CDS encoding phosphoenolpyruvate carboxykinase (GTP) encodes MNAISHDVSKPAIAPGSEGSKLTALNAWVAQVAALTQPDAIVWCDGSDAENAALIKQMQADGTLVKLNEQTHPNSWLHRSHPDDVARVEHLTFVCTSEQEDAGPNNHWMSPADGHKQMDALFDSCMQGRTMYVIPYCMGPIDSPLSRCGVEITDSPYVVANMRIMTRMGAPALARIEREGRLHDGEFVRGLHSIGELDPERRFIMHFPEELTIKSFGSGYGGNALLGKKCHALRIASHQARSEGWLAEHMLILGLENPQGETHYVAAAFPSACGKTNLAMLIPPEGYRAQGWKVWTVGDDICWMRPGADGRLYAINPEAGFFGVAPGTSDKSNPNALASIQHDTIFTNVGVTADNQPWWEGLDNGQVPVTDWRGNPYDAAKGPAAHPNSRFTVSARQCPSYSQQAENPAGVPISAIVFGGRRASLVPLVFEARDWAHGVLVGAAMGSETTAAATGAVGVMRRDPMAMKPFCGYNFADYFSHWLSFDKAGAKLPKIFHVNWFRKGDDGKFLWPGFGDNLRVLEWMIQRVKGEAGSVQTPIGHLPAEGDLNLDGIALGDEARAKLFGFDHAGWQAEFASIGEYLDEYGPRMPQALKDEQQRIARDLSR; translated from the coding sequence ATGAATGCGATTTCCCATGACGTCTCGAAACCTGCCATTGCGCCGGGGAGCGAAGGCAGCAAGCTGACGGCACTCAACGCCTGGGTCGCCCAGGTCGCCGCACTGACCCAGCCGGACGCGATCGTCTGGTGCGACGGCAGCGATGCCGAGAACGCCGCGCTGATCAAGCAGATGCAGGCCGACGGCACCCTGGTCAAGCTCAACGAACAGACCCACCCGAACAGCTGGCTGCACCGCTCGCATCCGGACGACGTCGCCCGTGTCGAGCACCTCACCTTCGTGTGCACGAGCGAGCAGGAAGACGCCGGCCCGAACAACCACTGGATGTCGCCGGCCGACGGCCACAAGCAGATGGACGCCCTGTTCGACAGTTGCATGCAGGGCCGCACGATGTACGTGATCCCGTACTGCATGGGCCCGATCGACTCGCCGCTGTCGCGTTGTGGCGTGGAGATCACCGACAGCCCGTACGTGGTCGCCAACATGCGCATCATGACCCGCATGGGCGCGCCGGCGCTGGCGCGCATCGAGCGCGAAGGCCGGCTCCATGACGGCGAGTTTGTGCGTGGCCTGCATTCGATCGGTGAGCTCGACCCCGAGCGCCGCTTCATCATGCATTTCCCGGAAGAACTGACGATCAAGTCGTTCGGCTCCGGCTACGGCGGCAATGCGCTGCTTGGCAAGAAGTGCCATGCCCTGCGCATCGCCTCGCATCAGGCCCGTTCGGAAGGCTGGCTGGCCGAGCACATGCTGATCCTCGGCCTGGAAAATCCGCAGGGCGAGACCCACTACGTGGCCGCGGCGTTCCCGTCGGCCTGCGGCAAGACCAACCTGGCCATGCTGATTCCGCCGGAGGGCTACCGCGCCCAGGGCTGGAAGGTGTGGACGGTCGGCGACGACATCTGCTGGATGCGCCCGGGTGCCGACGGCCGCCTGTATGCGATCAATCCGGAAGCGGGCTTCTTCGGCGTCGCCCCTGGCACCTCGGACAAGTCCAACCCGAATGCGCTGGCTTCGATCCAGCACGACACCATCTTCACCAATGTCGGCGTCACCGCCGACAACCAGCCGTGGTGGGAAGGCCTCGACAACGGCCAGGTCCCGGTCACCGACTGGCGCGGCAATCCGTATGACGCCGCCAAGGGTCCCGCCGCACATCCGAACTCGCGCTTCACCGTGTCGGCCAGGCAGTGCCCGAGCTATTCGCAGCAGGCCGAGAACCCGGCCGGCGTGCCGATCAGCGCCATTGTCTTCGGCGGTCGCCGCGCCTCGCTGGTGCCGCTGGTGTTCGAAGCGCGCGACTGGGCGCACGGCGTCCTGGTCGGTGCCGCGATGGGCTCGGAAACCACCGCCGCCGCCACCGGCGCGGTCGGCGTGATGCGCCGCGACCCGATGGCGATGAAGCCGTTCTGCGGCTACAACTTCGCCGACTACTTCAGCCACTGGCTGTCGTTCGACAAGGCCGGCGCGAAGCTGCCGAAGATCTTCCACGTCAACTGGTTCCGCAAGGGCGACGACGGCAAGTTCCTGTGGCCGGGCTTCGGCGACAACCTGCGCGTGCTGGAGTGGATGATCCAGCGCGTGAAGGGCGAGGCCGGTTCGGTCCAGACGCCCATCGGCCATCTGCCGGCCGAAGGCGATCTCAACCTCGACGGCATCGCGCTGGGCGATGAGGCACGCGCCAAGCTGTTCGGCTTCGACCATGCCGGCTGGCAGGCCGAGTTCGCCAGCATCGGCGAGTACCTCGACGAGTACGGCCCGCGCATGCCGCAGGCACTGAAGGACGAGCAGCAGCGCATCGCCCGGGATCTTTCCCGCTGA
- a CDS encoding hotdog fold domain-containing protein gives MSAPILSMYRRITRWPAGHWLFSRAICFKAPYFATIAPRFVALEPGRCEVRIRDRRRVHNHIGTVHAIALCNLAELSAGVMTDATIPASMRWIPKGMTVEYLKKATGTLHGVATPDIPVVESGSGYELPVSVAVTDGAGDTVFRARINMWVSPRPAAT, from the coding sequence ATGTCCGCGCCCATCCTCTCGATGTACCGCCGCATCACCCGCTGGCCCGCCGGCCACTGGCTGTTCTCGCGCGCGATCTGCTTCAAGGCGCCCTACTTCGCCACGATCGCACCGCGCTTCGTTGCGCTGGAGCCGGGTCGATGCGAAGTCCGCATCCGCGACCGCCGCCGCGTCCACAACCACATCGGCACGGTGCACGCGATCGCGCTTTGCAACCTGGCCGAACTCAGCGCCGGCGTCATGACCGACGCGACGATCCCCGCCAGCATGCGCTGGATCCCCAAGGGCATGACGGTGGAGTACCTGAAGAAGGCGACCGGCACCCTGCACGGCGTCGCCACGCCGGACATCCCGGTGGTCGAGTCCGGCAGCGGCTACGAACTGCCGGTCAGCGTCGCCGTCACGGACGGCGCCGGGGACACCGTGTTCCGTGCGCGCATCAACATGTGGGTGTCGCCGCGCCCCGCCGCGACCTAG
- a CDS encoding TetR/AcrR family transcriptional regulator produces the protein MHTVPAGAVWLNLSPMSSTAHPKQDRPGQARSGGSGTERTGRLSADDWAQAALDLIAEQGVAAVAVEPLARRLGVTKGSFYWHFPSRDALLVAALERWEKVEQETVFGQLEPISDPRERLRALFTLVAHEFKSHVIYSELLKALDHPAVQPVIGRVSERRLDYLTASFRQAGLARTDAQHRARLLYAAYVGFLQLNLQLHQARMQHDEFEAYVEHMMATLIPSS, from the coding sequence ATGCATACTGTTCCCGCCGGTGCCGTATGGTTAAACTTGTCACCTATGAGCTCGACCGCGCACCCCAAGCAAGACCGCCCCGGACAGGCCCGTAGTGGCGGCTCCGGAACAGAACGCACCGGCCGTCTCAGCGCAGACGACTGGGCCCAGGCCGCGCTCGACCTGATCGCCGAGCAGGGGGTCGCCGCGGTCGCGGTCGAACCGCTCGCCCGTCGCCTGGGCGTGACCAAGGGCAGCTTCTACTGGCACTTCCCGTCCCGCGACGCCCTGCTGGTAGCAGCACTGGAGCGCTGGGAGAAGGTCGAGCAGGAGACCGTCTTCGGCCAGCTCGAACCCATCTCCGATCCGCGTGAGCGCCTGCGCGCGCTGTTCACCCTGGTCGCGCACGAGTTCAAGTCGCACGTCATCTATTCCGAGCTGCTCAAGGCGCTCGACCACCCGGCCGTGCAGCCGGTGATCGGTCGCGTCTCCGAGCGCCGCCTGGACTACCTCACCGCATCGTTCCGCCAGGCCGGCCTGGCCCGCACCGATGCCCAGCATCGCGCCCGCCTGCTCTACGCCGCCTATGTCGGCTTCCTGCAGCTGAACCTGCAGCTGCACCAGGCGCGCATGCAGCACGACGAATTCGAGGCCTATGTCGAGCACATGATGGCCACGCTGATCCCTTCTTCTTGA
- a CDS encoding acyl-CoA dehydrogenase codes for MSIAIPFIAFLLVGAIAAYHRLRLPVWAALTATVLVACWLLGANGTATLVAAFVTALIAVPLLLPQFRLPFITKPLLGFYTRILPPLSETERVALEAGTVGFEGELFSGKPDWNILLNQAKPTLSADEQAFLDGPTEELCRMVNDWEITHVHADLTPPVWEFIKKNKFFGMIVPKEYGGLGFSALGNHKVIQKLASISSVVSSTVGVPNSLGPAELLLHYGTQEQKDYYLPRLADGREVPCFGLTGPWAGSDATSIPDYGIVTTGEWNGARVVGVKLTFDKRYITLAPVATLIGLAFRMYDPDGLIGDQKDIGITLALLPRDTDGVEIGRRHFPLNSPFQNGPIHGREVFIPLSQLIGGEAYAGKGWQMLVECLSIGRSITLPSTASGGAKMAAVVTGAYARIRKQFGLSVGRFEGVEEALARIAGNAYAASALAEASAAAVARGELPAVPSTISKYHCTEMGREAAQDAMDIHGGKGIILGPKNYLGRGWQASPIAITVEGANIMTRSLMIFGQGAILCHPWVLKEMKAATLPDPDERLREFDKNLFGHIGFAISNAVRSWWYGLVNARFGAAPGDSYTRRYYRKLNRYSAALALMADTSMLLLGGKLKFKESLSGRLGDVLSHLYIVSAMLKRYEDQGRPVSDQPLLAWSVHNSVHKIEIAFSAALRNFPIRPVGWLLWMLVFPWGRRAQAPSDRLGHKTASLLMSPNEARDRLASGIFMTPCENNPAGRINSYLQKAILAEPVERKFLKALKNSDIEAHDFASQLDEGVREGWITADERRQLEELREMTIDTISVDDFDSEELRSAGYRDLQHDSRAAA; via the coding sequence ATGAGTATTGCGATTCCTTTCATTGCCTTTCTGCTGGTCGGGGCCATTGCCGCCTATCACCGGCTGCGCCTGCCGGTCTGGGCGGCGCTGACCGCGACGGTGCTGGTGGCCTGCTGGCTGCTGGGCGCAAATGGCACGGCCACGCTGGTCGCCGCCTTCGTCACCGCGCTGATCGCGGTGCCGCTGCTGCTGCCGCAGTTCCGCCTGCCCTTCATCACCAAGCCGCTGCTGGGCTTCTACACCAGGATCCTGCCGCCGCTGTCGGAAACCGAGCGCGTCGCGCTGGAAGCCGGCACGGTCGGCTTCGAGGGCGAGCTGTTCTCCGGCAAGCCGGACTGGAACATCCTGTTGAACCAGGCCAAGCCGACCCTGAGCGCGGACGAGCAGGCCTTCCTCGACGGACCGACCGAAGAGCTGTGCCGCATGGTCAACGACTGGGAGATCACCCACGTCCATGCCGACCTGACGCCGCCGGTGTGGGAGTTCATCAAGAAGAACAAGTTCTTCGGCATGATCGTGCCGAAGGAATACGGCGGCCTGGGCTTCTCGGCGCTGGGCAACCACAAGGTGATCCAGAAGCTGGCATCGATCTCCTCGGTGGTCAGCTCCACCGTCGGCGTGCCCAACTCGCTCGGACCGGCCGAGCTGCTGCTGCACTACGGCACGCAGGAGCAGAAGGACTACTACCTGCCGCGCCTGGCCGATGGCCGCGAAGTCCCGTGCTTCGGCCTGACCGGCCCGTGGGCCGGCTCGGATGCAACCTCGATCCCGGACTACGGCATCGTCACCACCGGTGAGTGGAACGGCGCGCGCGTGGTCGGCGTCAAGCTGACCTTCGACAAGCGCTACATCACCCTGGCGCCGGTGGCCACGCTCATCGGCCTGGCCTTCCGCATGTACGACCCGGACGGCCTGATCGGCGACCAGAAGGACATCGGCATCACCCTGGCGCTGCTGCCGCGCGACACCGACGGTGTCGAGATAGGTCGCCGCCACTTCCCGCTCAACTCGCCGTTCCAGAACGGCCCGATCCATGGCCGCGAAGTGTTCATCCCGCTGAGCCAGCTGATCGGCGGCGAAGCCTACGCCGGCAAGGGCTGGCAGATGCTGGTGGAGTGCCTGTCGATCGGCCGCTCGATCACCCTGCCCTCCACCGCCAGCGGCGGCGCCAAGATGGCCGCGGTGGTCACCGGTGCGTATGCACGCATTCGCAAGCAGTTCGGCCTCTCGGTCGGCCGCTTCGAGGGTGTCGAGGAAGCACTGGCGCGCATCGCCGGCAACGCCTATGCCGCCAGTGCGCTGGCCGAGGCGTCGGCTGCGGCGGTCGCGCGTGGCGAACTGCCGGCCGTGCCATCGACGATCTCCAAGTACCACTGCACCGAGATGGGCCGCGAGGCGGCGCAGGACGCCATGGACATCCATGGCGGCAAGGGCATCATCCTCGGACCGAAGAACTACCTCGGCCGCGGCTGGCAGGCCTCGCCCATCGCGATCACGGTGGAGGGCGCCAACATCATGACGCGCTCGCTGATGATCTTCGGCCAGGGCGCGATCCTGTGCCATCCGTGGGTGCTCAAGGAAATGAAGGCGGCCACGCTGCCCGATCCGGACGAGCGCCTGCGCGAGTTCGACAAGAACCTGTTCGGCCACATCGGCTTCGCCATCTCCAACGCCGTGCGCAGCTGGTGGTACGGCCTGGTCAACGCCAGGTTCGGCGCGGCCCCGGGCGACAGCTACACCCGTCGCTATTACCGCAAGCTCAACCGCTACTCGGCGGCGCTGGCGCTGATGGCCGACACCTCGATGCTGCTGCTCGGCGGCAAGCTCAAGTTCAAGGAATCGCTGTCGGGCCGCCTGGGCGACGTGCTCAGCCACCTGTACATCGTCAGCGCGATGCTCAAGCGCTACGAGGACCAGGGCCGTCCGGTGTCCGACCAGCCGCTGCTGGCGTGGTCGGTGCACAACAGCGTGCACAAGATCGAGATCGCCTTCTCGGCGGCGCTGCGCAACTTCCCGATCCGTCCGGTCGGCTGGCTGCTATGGATGCTGGTGTTCCCGTGGGGCCGCCGCGCGCAGGCGCCGAGCGACCGCCTCGGCCACAAGACCGCCTCGCTGCTGATGTCGCCCAACGAAGCGCGCGACCGCCTTGCCTCCGGCATCTTCATGACGCCGTGCGAGAACAATCCGGCCGGCCGCATCAACAGCTACCTGCAGAAGGCGATCCTGGCCGAGCCGGTGGAGCGCAAGTTCCTCAAGGCGCTCAAGAACAGCGACATCGAGGCGCACGATTTCGCCTCGCAGCTGGACGAGGGCGTGCGCGAGGGCTGGATCACCGCTGACGAGCGCCGCCAGCTGGAAGAGCTGCGCGAGATGACCATCGACACCATCAGCGTCGATGACTTCGACAGCGAGGAGCTGCGCTCGGCCGGCTACCGCGACCTGCAACACGACAGTCGCGCCGCCGCCTGA